In Zea mays cultivar B73 chromosome 7, Zm-B73-REFERENCE-NAM-5.0, whole genome shotgun sequence, the following proteins share a genomic window:
- the LOC100282784 gene encoding ASC1-like protein 1 has product MAALLELFLGSSSAPVDWEAEAYPAYGDFAVLPLLVAFFPAVRFLLDRLVFEVLARKLIFGKEHDKLAETDDSRKKINKFKESAWKFVYFLSGELLSLSVTYNEPWFKNTRYFWIGPGDQIWPDQMIKLKLKAVYMYAAGFYTYSIFALLFWETRRSDFGVSMSHHIATVVLIVLSYIFRFARVGSVVLALHDASDIFLEIGKMAKYSSCEWLAVVAFLLFVASWILLRLVIFPFWILRSTSYEVLLTLDKEKHQFYGPIYYYVFNCLLFSLLVLHIYWWVLIWRMLVKQIQSKGHVGDDVRSDSEGEEEHED; this is encoded by the exons ATGGCGGCGCTCCTGGAGCTGTTCCTGGGCTCCTCGTCCGCACCGGTGGACTGGGAGGCAGAGGCCTACCCGGCGTACGGGGACTTCGCCGTGCTACCCTTACTCGTCGCCTTTTTCCCCGCCGTCCGGTTCCTCCTCGACCGACTCGTCTTCGAG GTTTTAGCACGGAAACTTATATTTGGAAAAGAACATGATAAGCTTGCTGAAACAGATGACAGTAGAAAGAAAATCAATAAATTTAAGGAATCAGCATGGAAGTTTGTTTATTTTCTTTCTGGAGAACTGCTTTCACTATCTGTAACATACAATGAGCCATGGTTTAAGAACACCAGATACTTTTGGATAGGCCCTGGTGACCAGATCTGGCCTGATCAAATGATAAA ACTGAAGCTCAAAGCTGTCTACATGTATGCTGCTGGATTTTACACATATTCAATTTTCGCTCTTCTGTTCTGGGAAACAAGGCGTTCGGACTTTGGAGTATCAATGTCCCACCATATAGCAACTGTTGTTCTGATTGTTCTTTCCTACATTTTCAG ATTTGCTCGTGTTGGCTCTGTTGTTTTAGCCCTTCATGATGCAAGTGATATATTCCTAGAGATTGGGAAGATGGCCAAGTACAGTAGCTGCGAGTGGCTAGCAGTTGTGGCATTTCTTCTTTTCGTGGCATCGTGGATACTTCTCCGGCTTGTTATATTCCCTTTCTGGATCCTAAGAAGCACAAG CTATGAAGTACTGCTGACCCTGGACAAGGAGAAACATCAGTTTTATGGCCCCATATACTATTATGTTTTCAACTGTCTTCTGTTCTCACTCCTAGTTCTTCACATATATTGGTGGGTACTGATATGGCGGATGCTAGTTAAGCAGATTCAATCGAAAGGGCATGTTGGTGATGATGTTCGATCCG ATTCTGAAGGCGAAGAGGAACATGAAGATTAA